The genomic interval CTAATTTTCAAAACTGAATATATGCATAGTGAAATCCATGTgctaaaatttaataataaaaagtaattaataGCAAATATAATACTTCttagaaatatttatgaaatgtactttgaaaatatgaattaaaCCCAGTTTTATGTTGagaaataggaacccttatatatTGTTGCTGTTAATTGATAAAATACAGGTAGGGAACAATTTAGAAATAGGTAACAAAATTTATATGAGTTTCCTTTGATTCAGTAATTCTAATTTTAGGAATTTATCTGAAAGGTCTTGCATTATGATCTTTAACATTATGACAATATGTtctgtgaatatattttataaatatacatgcacACTTTTTGGGAGATAGTAtttgtatttgaactcagggctttgtgcttgcttgtaggtgctgtactgcttgaaccatgcctgtagctctttttgctctgattattttgagacagggttttgctttttgactGGGCCAACCTGGAGCATGATATCCCTACTTTATACTTCTGGCCATCACTAAGATGACAGGTTCATACCACTATACCTAGTTAATGGTTGACATGgaatcttggtaactttttgcagggctggcctcaaactgtgatcctcttcatCTCAGTCTCTTAAATAGAGAGAATTATAGGCATCCATTTCACATGCACATCTGTATTCATTGGTAAACTGATTCTACAAATTGTAATATAGCAAATTCAAAATATCTCTATAAATTGATGTGGTATGTTTCTAAACCCTGAAGTATATGACTGTGATTTCAAAAGACAAATGTATGGTGGGCAATCATATATTAAGGCAACCTGTACTGAATTCTCTAGATGCACagtaaaaggaagtaaaaatgtgctcatacatgcacacatgcttGTTTATTTCTCTAAAAACCTGTTTTTGTCTCATATGATTTGACAGTCCCTTAGGAAATAATGTTTTAAGACTCAGTCATCCAGAgaattctttgtttctattaaacaATTTCCTGTCAGACAGGGAGGCTTGCACCCTGCATCAATCAAGATAAGGTCAATTTTCATGTTACAATATAGGTTACATTTAGCAAGGTTTACAATGCTTCAGATAACTGATGATAGCAGATTGTAGAAAAAAGGGTAATTTGATATACTTTTGTGacattatgaaataaattagtcaAAAATCATATCTTTAGGACAACAATTAAATCAGTCATATATTTCAGTGTAGAATGAAGTATTTAGGGTAGAAGAAGAATAGATCACCAGTGCTCCTTTTTTATAAGGATGAGGAGTTGTATATTGAAGTACATAAGGATTTGAAAATCTGTATTTGCAAATAATTGAAGATAGCTGTTAAACTACTAAAGGGTTAGTGCTTTTAGcacattttacattttgaattatAGACAATGGTGAAAGGTTTTAAGCAAGACACTTAAATAAAACTTGTaatgtcttaaaataaaatactgtgaTATTCATAATATTCAAGAAAACTAAATATTCTTCCATTTACTGGTCGCATTTATTGTGATTTATATTTTTCCCTCAGAGTTTGTGTTGTGAGAAATATGGAATGTGTGATTGTTGAAGAAGGACAAATCAATAGTTTGATATGAGGAAATTCTAGCTTAAATATTACATGATTAAGTATTTTTCAATTCTGTTGCTGAAATGTTTTGTgaaaattagaatattttataatttattgttttacaAATTATGAATGTGCTAAAGAATTCCTAGCACTGGGACAGTTATTTTAATAGTCTATGACTTTGTCAGAGATGATGATTTAGGAAACATGTGAATATAGTTTCCAAACAAATAATGTTTGAACCATTGTTTCTTTGTCTTGTGTTGCTTCATTTGCCTGAACTATCTTGTCTCATCACTTCATCTCTTTTTATGGCCGAACTAGAAAGAACAACACTCATGTACTTCTTTCATAAATTTGTATATGGCACTAGAATGGAcattgatttttcatttatattttgcttcttcttatgtttatttttgtgggctcttctttctgaaaaaattttattctttatagtttGTAAATAACTTTATAAATATCCTCAATGCAGAACACATGATTTTACATATTACAATTGAAAAATTGTCTTtattatgacaataaaaataacggagaaggaattttcctttgagaaatcaaaaaaattttagaagaaatattCTATAATTTGGCTTTGATTTAGATCCTGTATAAAAtacttacataaaatatatgtaagtatTTTATATCATCTATAAAACTCTATTAAAGCCAAAAGTTTGAAAATAACTTCTTCTAATCAGACCCATTGCTCAGAATGCAAGCCATTGCTCCTATTTTTTGATGTTACTTGTCCCACATATTGTAAGTAAAACTTGGGAGTAGCGATTGCTGCATACATAGTGCTCAGTTGATATGAggctgtttttattcatttaactttCAGCTTGTCTGACGTTTTGATATCAATAGTCTTATATCTTTCACATAATATCCACAATTTGTCCCAAGTGCATTCCCACTAACCATAGTGATTTTGAAACTTATTGTATATTCTCTATTTTCTCTTTAAGTCTTGTTGTCTTAAGATCTACTAATATTCTTTGCATATAATTTAGAAAATTGAACAAAGTTGTATGTTGTATGAATTAGTCATAGAAACATATTTTGTGTTAAATTTTTCCCCTTGTTATTtctttacttatatatttataaaaattgttcACTTAACTTTCCATACTTGTAATCCTTCAACTTTTCCTGAAGTTGATTCTCTAaagttcaaaaatattattttaattaagtctTTCCTAAtcctttatcttcctcttttttgtgtCCCTTGTTGAAACGCGTCTTAAACTCACTTATGTATTTCTCTGTCTACAACACTTTTTTGTACACTTTACATCACTAgacttttttcaaaattataaccAGAAGTAAAACACTATGTTTGCTCTCTGTATTGTAATTACCAAACTCTTCATGATGGTATTCTTTTGGGAAAGAAGCAGTATCCAAAATAATTGTCACCAGAGAGGAAGGACTGGGAATCCTCATAAGAAAACctaataattttacctttttttttctatgaaaatatctGAAAACCAGTATTATTATGAATAGACAAAATCATTCAAGAATCAGGTAAGATTTGATTCACTGAATAAAATAGTACCAGGGATAAATTGTGATTATTGACACAGGCTAAGGTTTTGTGTTTTAAACCCAAAGTATAGATTGTTGTTCATGCTtacttttgtttctaatttataaCTTCTAAAATTAACCAAGAAATACTATGATTGCCCTTTTATATTTTGCAGAATAAAGTGAATTTTGTGAGTATATGGGTCTTCTAATTATTCACAAGTAATTTTCAATTCTTCataatattttggaaattatCATCTTGTTAGGCTATATAAACTCTTTAAGATGAAATGAAGGTACcctagaaatacaaaaaaaatttctcttaCTAACAATTATCTGTAAAACATGAATGAGCATGACACAGCTAACAAAAACATCCCTTTTCTGTTTGTAGCTTGAATGGAATTTTGGTATTTTAGGATTCTGGTATTTTTCATAGAggtctcttttctttcccagtgAAACTGACCTGAGACAAGACAATGATTGGGGAGACCTTCTAAGAGGGACTGTGTTTAACAAATCAAGTTGAATGATGAGCAAATGTTGAAAATTGTGTTGTCTTCCTGCTTCTTAGTTATTTTCTAAGCATCACTTCAATTTTATGATCACTGTACTTATCCTCGTGGATGCTAATTTAAACAAccacatgaatttttttctttggactttttccttcttagaaattTCCCAAACCATCAAATATTTCTGTAGTAAGCTTGTAATTATGGATAGAAGAAATAGAACCTTTTCTTATACCATAGTGTCACTCATGTAACAACTCATTTGAGATATTAGCCAAACTCAGGAATTAAAAAATGTCACAGTTGAACAGTTCATTGGGATATAGTAGTTGAAAGATGGGTCATAATTTAACATAATTAAATTGAGTAcctccatttaaaaattaatatctgATCAAAAAATTGGTAAACAGAATTTATTCAGCTCTGGATAAGTGAAAAATCTGTACCTTCTTACTAACAAACTGATGGAGTGGAGGATATGCTCATTTTGCTGAACTCAAAGTTgatttgtgaaaatatttcaaCGTTGTAAGTTTCTGAATATGGAACTTGGTATGACTGGAAGGGAAGAAATGTCTGTGATACtagttttaatttctataaatttgacaggacaaaagagaaatgaagaacgAATCATGGGAGGACTTTATTTTGCTTGGACTGACAGATGACCCTCAGCTACAAATTGTggttttcctgtttctgtttttcaattaTATCTTGAGCCTGATGGCAAACTCAGTCATCATCCTGCTCATACTGCTGGATCCCTGCCTCAAGACTCCAatgtatttcttccttagaaatttCTCCTTAGAAATTTCATTCACAACAGTGGTCATCCCACGGTTCATGATGAGCATTCTCACTGGAGACAAAAGAATTTCCTACAATAGTTGTGCaactcagtttttcttcttttttctattaggACTCACTGAATTTTACCTCCTGGCTGCCAtgtcctatgaccgctatgttgcCATCTGCAGACTCCTGCATTACCAAATAATTATGAACAGCAAAGTGTGTCAGCAACTTGTGCTCAGCTCCTGGGTAACTGGATTCTTAATCATCCTTCCTCCTTTGCTCTTGGGACTCAAGCTGGATTTCTGTGCTTCCAGAACAATTGATCACTTCCTATGTGACACTTCTCCTGTCCTGCAAATCTCTTGCACAGACACACATTTCATAGAATTGTTGGCTTTTGTTTTAGCTTTAGTGACGCTGGTCATCACATTGTTTCTAGTGGTCCTCTCCTATGCATTCATCATCAAAGCCATTGTAAAATTTCCTTCTGTTCAGCAAAGAACAAAGGCCTTTTCCACCTGTTCCTCACACATGGTTGTTGTCTCTATTACTTATGGGAGTTGTGTCTTTATGTATACGAAGCCATCCGCAAAGGAAAGGGTGACTTTCAATAAAGGTGTAGCTTTGCTCTATACCTCTGTGGCCCCTTAACTAAACCCTTTGATTTACACTCTAAGGAACCAGCAAGTTAAAGAAGCTTTCAAGCATATGCTTCaaagattttgttcttttaaaaacaaggagGCAAAATTCAGACTTAAGAAACATGTTCTTGGAACATGAATGAGACAAGTAATAAAATCATCAATTATAGTAGGTTTGATCCATGCCATGTCTCTCTTTGAGTACTTATACACTATTAACTTTACTTACATGCTATTCTTTACAAtggtttatttattatattttatattttcagtactgaggtttgcactAAAGGGCTCAtgtttgctgggcagatgctctgccacttgagtcactccatctctgattttctttaaggagatcATCCTAATCTCTAAGAGAAACCTGCCTTCTTGAGTCCAGCATAttaaagtttaccttttttctgaAAGTGTATCAGCTCATAAATGATAGTTTTATGTACTGAATTCCTTATAAAATCTAGCCTTGTAAGGCATACTTAattgttttgatacatgtattcattataagcatttcattttctcttaagtATTTTGCATTGCTAACATTATCAGAAAGAAACCCAGACACAGAATTTCATAATTATTATACAGTGTAATGGAGGTTATAATTGAACAGAAGTTGAAAGTCTGAGTAATTTTAAAGAACACAGTaccctttgaaaagaaagcaTCACTTATAACAGGcattgaaaaataagtaagtataAGAGATTCAAGGATGTCTTTGAGAGGAATGACAAGTGTAAAGGGGTTCATATTATACTGGTAACATTTTTCTTGTTGAGTTATTATAATTAAGAATAAGTTATTTGCAaacatagttttcctttgaggtaAAAACaattgaactccaggctttggTTCTAATTACTTACATTGTTTTTAAGAATTTCTATTCTGGAAGTAATactaatttgcaaaaaaaaaattcaacctaTAATTCAGTTCTATCTTGGCTTgggaaatttcaaaatatttaatacaatttgctaattataatttcataattGATTCTGATTGTGTCAATTTTTACcaaattatttatgtttctcaTATACAAGTGAATTCAATCATTTTAAACCAACGCATTGGACAGATACACACACCTGTATGGCTATGAAGCACAACATTGTGCATTGTTCCCCTTCCCTATTCCCATTCATTCCCTGACACCCCTACCTCCAGCTGCCATTGAAGGAAACTGTCTACTTGTGTTCCTCCAATTACTATAGATCAGTCTTGCATTTCTCTGGaact from Castor canadensis chromosome 8, mCasCan1.hap1v2, whole genome shotgun sequence carries:
- the LOC141425526 gene encoding olfactory receptor 6C6-like, which gives rise to MKNESWEDFILLGLTDDPQLQIVVFLFLFFNYILSLMANSVIILLILLDPCLKTPMYFFLRNFSLEISFTTVVIPRFMMSILTGDKRISYNSCATQFFFFFLLGLTEFYLLAAMSYDRYVAICRLLHYQIIMNSKVCQQLVLSSWVTGFLIILPPLLLGLKLDFCASRTIDHFLCDTSPVLQISCTDTHFIELLAFVLALVTLVITLFLVVLSYAFIIKAIVKFPSVQQRTKAFSTCSSHMVVVSITYGSCVFMYTKPSAKERVTFNKGVALLYTSVAP